Proteins found in one Zea mays cultivar B73 chromosome 1, Zm-B73-REFERENCE-NAM-5.0, whole genome shotgun sequence genomic segment:
- the LOC103643360 gene encoding probable polyribonucleotide nucleotidyltransferase 1, chloroplastic, whose protein sequence is MASVCGGCLALQDDGVPIKFPVARIAMGLVLDTQEFGGDGSPLILSDITGAEDASGDMDLKIAGNESGISAFQMDIKVVGITLPVMEKALLQAREGRQHILSKSVLRQSSCKMCRAK, encoded by the exons ATGGCTTCTGTTTGTGGAGGTTGTTTAGCACTTCAAGATGATGGGGTTCCTATAAAGTTTCCTGTTGCTAGAATTGCAATGGGCCTGGTCCTTGATACACAAGAATTTGGTGGAGATGGTAGCCCACTTATACTTTCTGATATTACTGGAGCTGAAGATGCCTCTGGTGACATGGATTTGAAG ATTGCTGGTAATGAAAGTGGCATATCTGCATTTCAGATGGACATTAAG GTAGTTGGGATAACTCTACCTGTGATGGAGAAAGCACTCCTTCAAGCTAGGGAAGGGAGACAACATATTCTAAGTAAGTCTGTACTAAGACAAAGTAGCTGTAAAATGTGTAGGGCAAAATGA